A stretch of DNA from Yoonia sp. BS5-3:
CGGGTTGAATACTTCGCCGATAGCGGTGCGGCTTTTGAGGCGTTTAAGTCCGGTGTATATGCCTTTCGCACTGAGAATAGTTCGATCCAATGGGCCACGGGCTATGATTTTCCTGCGCGCGAGGCAGGTTGGGTCAAGGCCGAGGAATTGCCGGACGGCAGTATCGGCAGTGGTCAGGGATTTGTGTTCAACCTCAATCAGGAAAAGTTCCAAGACCCTCTGGTCCGCGAAGCGATTGGCCTGATGGTCAATTTCGAATGGATGAACGAATCCCTGTTTTACGGGCTTTATGAGCGCCCTGAATCCTTCTGGGACAATTCTGATCTGAAAGCTGAGGGCGCGCCTTCTGAGGAAGAACTGGCCATTCTACAACCACTTGTCGATGAAGGCCTGCTGGATGCGTCTATTCTGTCCGAACCTGCGCTGATCCCGCCTGTGTCCAGTACCGCCGAACGCCCCCTTGACCGACGTCAGCTGCGGGCCGCCTCGGCCCTGCTGGATGAGGCCGGCTGGATTGCCGGTGACGATGGGCTGCGCCGCAAGGATGGTGAGGTTCTGTCGGTGACATTCCTTGAGCGTTCTCCGCAGTTCGACCGGATCATCAACCCAATTGTGGAAAACCTAAAGCGTCTTGGCGTCGAAGCTGAACTAGAGCGCGTTGATACCGCACAATTTATCGAGCGCAGCCGCGCTGGCACGTTTGATATTATCAATGCATCATTGGGTCAGGGCTATGAGCCCGGACAGCAATTGGCCCAATATTTTGGGTCCGCTGCTGCCGATGACAGTTCGCGCAACCGGATGCGCCTGAAATCGCCTGCAGTTGATCGGCTGATTGATCAGATTGTCGCAGCTGAGAGCTTGGAAGAGTTGACCATTCGCACCCGCGCATTGGACCGTGTTTTGCGAGCCGAGCGTTTCTGGATCCCGCAATGGCAAAAGAACGTCCATACGGTCGCTTATTACGATATGTTCCGCTTTGCGGAAATTCCGCCGCTGGCACTGTCCCCAATCGACAATTGGTGGATCGACCCAGAGGCCGAACAAACACTGCGCGCCGCTGGTGCGTTTCAGTAAGGACGCCCAGTGGGAGCCTATATTCTAAGACGATTGCTGCTTGTGATCCCGACATTGCTTGGGATCATGATCCTCAATTTTGCGCTGATCCAGTTTGTTCCGGGCGGTCCGATTGAACAGATCCTCGCCGAGCTAGAAGGCGGCGGTGACGTCTTTGAGGGGATCGCTGGCGGCGGCGGCGAGTTGGTCGAAGGCGGCAATAGCGACTACGCTGGCAGCCGTGGCTTGCCAGATGATTTCATCGCTGAGCTTGAGCGGGAGTTTGGTTTCGACAAGCCCCCGCTGGAACGCTTTCTGAACATGATGTGGAACTATATGCGCTTTGACTTTGGCGAGAGTTATTTCCGCTCAATCAGCGTATTCGACCTTGTTATGGAAAAGATGCCTGTCTCAATCACGCTGGGCCTTTGGTCGACTTTGATCGCCTATATGGTATCGATCCCGCTGGGCATCAAAAAGGCGGTGCGTGACGGATCGCCCTTTGATACCTGGACATCCGGCGCGATTATCGTGGGCTATGCCATCCCTGGCTTTTTGTTCGCGATCCTCTTGATCGTCCTTTTTGCTGGTGGTTCCTACTGGCGCATTTTCCCGCTGCGCGGACTGACATCGAGCAATTTTGAAGACCTCAGCATGATCGGCAAAGTGCTGGACTATTTCTGGCATATCACGTTGCCCGTGCTTGCATCGACCATTTCGGCCTTTGCCACGCTGACCTTGCTGACCAAAAACAGCTTTCTTGATGAGATCAAAAAGCAATATGTCATCACGGCCCGCGCCAAAGGGCTGGCAGAGTCCCGCGTGCTTTATGGTCATGTGTTCCGCAACGCGATGTTGATTGTGATCTCGGGCTTTCCGGCCCTTTTCATCGGGGTCTTCTTTGGTGGCTCGCTGATTATCGAAACCCTGTTTTCGCTTGATGGCTTGGGCCGCCTTGGCTTTGAGGCGGCCGTTGCCCGCGATTATCCCGTTGTGTTCGGAACCCTATTTGCCTTTTCGCTGATTGGCCTGGTGGTCGGGATCATCACCGACCTGACCTATGTTTTGATTGATCCGCGAATTGATTTTGAGGCGCGCAACTGATGGCTTTTCTATCCCCGTTGAACCGCCGCCGCCTACGCAATTTTCGCCGCAATCGCCGCGCCTATTGGTCGCTGATCATTTTTGGTGTCCTGTTTGGCCTGTCGCTTTTTGCCGAGTTTATCGCCAATAACAAACCCATCGCCGTCAGCTATCGCGGCGAGGTTTACATGCCGATATTTAACTTCTACTCCGAGCGCGACTTTGGCGGCGACTTCCCGACCGAGGCGGGCTATGGCGAGCCAGAGGTTGATTGTTTGATTGTCACGGGCGGTTTGGAGACCTGTTTTGACACCCCCGAAGAGCTGATTGCCGCCGTTGATGCCGGTGAGACCCTGGATGGTGATTTCCAAAAGGGGTGGATGCTCTGGCCCGTCATTCCATATGCCTATGATACCATTGTCGATGTGCGCGGCGTTGCCCCATCCCCCCCATCGGCTGAGAATTTGCTGGGCACGGATGATACCAAGCGTGATGTACTGGCCCGTGTTATCTATGGTTTCCGTCTGTCCGTTACCTATGCGCTGACCGTGACCATCGCCGCATCGATCATTGGCATCATCGCCGGCGCTGTGCAGGGTTATTTTGGTGGTTGGACCGATCTGATTTTTCAGCGCTTTATTGAGATTTGGACCGGCATTCCATCCCTTTACGTGATCATCATCGTCTTCGCCATTCTGGGCCGAAGTTACTGGTTGCTGGTTTTCCTGACCGTGCTATTCAGTTGGCCAGCTTTGGTTGGCGTGGTCCGGGCCGAGTTTCTGCGCGCCCGTAATCTGGAATATGTCCGCGCGGCCAAGGCGCTGGGTGTGCGCGACCGGACAATTATGTTCCGCCATATGCTGCCCAATGCGATGGTGGCCACTGTGACGATGTTGCCATTCCTGGTAACGGGGGCCATTGGCGGGCTTGCTGCCCTTGATTTTCTGGGCTTTGGCCTGCCGTCCTCGGCCCCTTCGCTGGGCGAGATGACATTGCAGGCCAAGCAGAACCTGCAGGCCCCCTGGCTTGGCTTTACAGCCTTTTTCACCTTCGCAATCATGCTGTCTTTGCTGGTCTTTATCTTTGAGGGCGTGCGCGATGCGTTTGATCCGCGTAAGACCTTTGTCGCCGATGGCGATGTTGAGGTGGACCAAACCCTGATTGCACAGCAAGGGGCTGCAGAATGACGACACCTGTGGTTCTTGATGTGAACGACCTGCGCGTTGGGTTTCGCCAGGATGGTGAGACCACCCATGCTGTACGCGGCGTGTCTTTCCAAATTCACAAAGGCGAAACTGTCGCGCTGGTCGGCGAAAGCGGGTCGGGCAAGTCAGTCACCGCCTTGTCTACCGTCCAATTGCTCGGTGACAGCGCCACCATGGCCGGATCGATCACCTATGAGGGCACAGAGATGGTCGGTGCCGATGACGCCACGCTGCGCCGTGTCCGCGGCAACGACATCAGCTTTATTTTCCAAGAGCCGATGACATCGCTGAACCCGCTGCACACGATTGAAAAGCAGCTTGCGGAAAGCATCGAGCTGCATCAGGGCCTGCGCGGCGCGAAGGTCCGTGAGCGGATTGTCCAGCTTTTGGATCGCGTTGGTATTCGCGACGCAGAAAGCCGGTTGGGCGCATATCCCCATCAACTTTCGGGCGGGCAACGTCAGCGCGTGATGATCGCCATGGCGCTGGCCAATGGACCCGAATTGCTGATCGCTGATGAGCCGACGACCGCCCTTGATGTGACCATTCAGGCCCAGATCCTTGATTTGCTGGCTGACCTGAAGCGTGACGAAGGCATGTCTATGCTGTTCATCACCCATGATCTGACCATCGTCCGTAAGATCGCGGATCGTGTTTGCGTCATGAAATCCGGCGAAATCGTTGAGACGGGGCCCACAGCTGAGGTTTTTGCCAACCCGCAGCACCCCTATACGCAAACGTTGCTTGCCGCTGAATCGACGGGCGGACCGGCCCCGGTCCCCGAGGACGCGCCCGTCATACTAGAGACTGACGCCACCCGTATCTGGTTTCCCATTCAGCGGGGTCTTTTGAAACGGACGGTCGGCCATGTGCAGGCCGTGAACGAGGCGACATTGACCATCCGCGCGGGCGAGACGCTGGGTGTTGTTGGCGAAAGTGGCTCTGGCAAGACCACTTTGGCCTTGGCGGTGATGCGGCTGATCAGCTCGGAAGGGCGGATCGTGTTTCAGGGCACCGACATTCACGGCCTGAACCCACGTCAGATGCGCCCCTTGCGCAGTGAGATGCAGATCGTTTTTCAAGACCCTTACGGATCGTTGAGCCCGCGGATGACTGTGGCCGAGATCATCGCCGAAGGGCTGGGCGTGCATGGGGTCGATCCGGGCCGAGACCGGCGCGATATGGTGTCTGAGGTCATGACCGAGGTGGGGCTGGACCCCGCCTGGATGGACCGCTACCCGCATGAGTTTTCAGGCGGGCAGCGGCAGCGTATCGCCATTGCCCGTGCGATGATCCTGCGCCCGAAATTGCTGATCCTGGATGAGCCGACAAGTGCGCTTGATATGACGGTCCAGGTCCAGATCGTCCATCTGCTGCGCGAGCTGCAGCAGAAATACGGGCTGGCATACCTGTTTATCAGTCACGACCTGAAGGTTGTCCGTGCCTTGTCCCATAAGGTGATGGTCATGAAGCAGGGTGATGTGGTTGAGGCGGGGGATGCAGATGTCATCTTTGACGCACCGCAGACCGAATACACCCGCGCGCTGATGGCAGCGGCATTTGAGGGCAAAGTGGCGTAGAGATGTGTGGTTGCTAGACGACCTGCCAGACCACAACCTTCAGATACGCGGCACTGCCGTTATATGCGTGACGCGCGGGGTCACTTTAGGTGCAAAACAATAGTGGAAGGCCAAGCGTCACAAGGGTCAATGCAAGGAATACGAACTCTGAAAATTCCAACGCAAACAGATAAAGCGGCGGTACGATTGTGAGGCCGAGCAGCCATTTTTTCGACAGAAGGACTGCAAGTAAAACAATGATCGCTACGACGACAAAGGCGAATGCACCAGCGATAAAGGATTCGAATGAATTGCTGCACTCCGCATAAAAATCAATGAACGTCACTTTTACCTCTTCCATTTCAGCAACACTTACGAACTAGGGTGCCAGATCGCCAAGTATGGGTATCCATACTTGAGCGACGTTCATAAAATATGTGTTTGTCAGATTTTACAGGGCAATATGGGCCACACCTGCTATTCGCCGAAATCGTGCTAGGGTCAGCTTCGCCGGGCACTCGCGCTGCAAAAACGGATGTTAGCTTTTGCAAGTTCCAACGACTGCCGTAAGATGTTTCGTATTACTGCACAGACCGGACACAAGAACCTATGACCCCACCCGACGAAAATGCTTGGGATGCTTGGTCTCCAGGGCAGTTGGCAACTAGGCTTACAGGCGTAAAGGCGGATTGGTATATCGTCGGTGGCTGGGCACTTGATCTTTGGCATGGTGCGCAGCGTCGCGCGCATGAGGATTTGGAGTTTGCGACAACCCCCGCAGCCGCTCCGATAGTTGCTGCCCATCTGAAAGAGCTGACGTTCTTTGAAGTAAGGAACGGACAATTGCATGAGTGCGATCCCAAAAGTCGGGTGGATGCAGATACATGGCAATTCTGGGGGGCGGATTTGAAAGATGCCCGCTGGCGCGTGGACATGATGATGGAACGGGGAACGCCCGATATCTGGAGCTACAAGCGACATCCTGATTTGAAGCAACCACGTGACCAAGCAATACAAATAACTGCTGATGGTATTCGGTATTTGGCGCCTGCCAATGTGCTTCTATTCAAGGCCAAACATTGCAGGGCAAAAGACGAAGATGATTTTGAAGCGGCGCTGCCAAAACTTACCATCAAAGACCGCGCCAATCTGACTGATTGGCTGGTGTCCTATCACCCAAACCATCATTGGCTGCATCGTTTGAGTTGACCAATCCCAGCTTTTGGTCGCGGATGCAGCACCACTCAGTTTGGGCCCACACCCGCCATTCGCTGCTTATCCCTCAGACCCGATCATAAAGCATGTCGTTCCGCGTGCCTGCAACCTGCGGCAGGCCAGGTCGGCCCCTTCGCGTGTTAGTCCCATGAAATTCGCATCGAACCCGCCAGAGCGTTGCACCACACGGCGCAGGGCGCCGTCGAGCGAGTTCGTTTCGTTCAATGCGACCTGCAAAAGCACCCGTTCCGCGTCATAGCGCGAATTGTACCGTCCCACATTGACGCCCCAATGCCGCCCGCCGGATGTTGAAATCCGTGTCACCACCTCTGGTTCCGGGTTGACCACGGGCGTCGGGGCAGGGGCCGCGGCTGCCACTTGGATGGCCGTCTCGGGGGCGGTCCGCGCTGTTGGTGTGACGGCTGGCGCCTCTGGCGGTGCGGCGGCAACCTGGGTTGGTCCCGATGCGGGTGTTTCTTCGGCGATCCCCAAGGCCTCGGCCAGGGCGGCATCCACCGCGCTGGTCAGCGCGGCATTGACGGCATCATTATCGACAGCCGCAACAAGCGCTTCGGGCGCAGGGGCGGCCGCAGGTACAGGCCGCATGATGGGCCGTAGGCTTGAGCTGACAACGCCGCTGAGCCGGATGATTTTGCCCGGATCGCCGGGGCCGGATGGGGCTGCGCCGCCGCTTGAGCCGGACAGCATTGCTGCTGGCGGGTTTGGCTGCCGGATCGTGGCCCGTGATGGCGCCCGGTTAAAGCCCATATCCATCAATTCGGTGATGCGTGCGTTACGTGCCGTTGTTGACGAGCCGCCAAAGACCGTTGCGATGATCCGTTCCTGCCCACGTTGTGCCGAGGCCACCAGGTTGTACCCCGCCGCCCGTGTATAGCCGGTTTTGATCCCGTCGCCGCCTTCATAGCTGTCTAGCCAGCGCCGGTTGGTATGGCGCACGGTCGCAATGCCCGCATCGGCCGTCCGCCGCGAGAAGAGGTTGTAATATTGAGGAAAATCGTAAATCACATGCCGCCCAAGAACAGACATGTCGCGCGCTGTCGAAAGGTGCCCTGATTGGGTCAGCCCATGAGCGTTGCGGAATGTCGTGTTCCGCATCCCCATGGCTTGTGCTGTCCGGTTCATCCGTGTGGCAAACGCTTCTTCGGAGCCCGAGATCGCCTCGCCCACGGCTGTTGCCGCGTCATTGGCCGATTTGACCGCAGCCGCCCGCAGCAGATAGCGCAGACGGATTGTTTGGCCTGCTTGCAGGCCCAGCTTTGAAGGCGGCTCTGCCGCAGCGTTTCGGCTGATCGTCACGGGTGTATCAAGTGTGATTTCCCCGCGTTGGATGGCCTGAAACGCAATGTAAAGCGTCATCATCTTCGTCAGCGATGCTGGATGTAGCGGTGTATCTGCATTGCGTGAATGCAGGACTTCACCCGTTCGCGCATCCATCACCATCGCCGCATAGGGCGCCGCGCCCGCGCGCATCGGCGCAAGCAGAATTGATACCAACAATACACATAGAAATAGCCCGTTGAGGGCCAATTGTCCCGGACGACTTGCCACGTCGCTTGCCTCTTTTTCTGCCTCAATGACCCCGAATTTTTTCGGTGGTCTTATTGTTATGACGCAACGCTAACACAAAGCCGGTTTTCGGAAAATACCCTAAATTCAAAGACTTTTGGGGCGTTTGTGAAGCAAATTTACTAGATATTGTGGTTTTACCGCCGAGCGCCACTACATGCCCGATTTCCGGCAAAGGTTGCTGCGCTGCCGATGATAAAATGATGGGGTTTTCACGGCCAATCTGTGCCTTATATACTACGCCAGAGAAATCAGGGCAGACGCATGGTATCACAGATCCATATGATGGCAGGCAAGGACGACGCCGATGACGGTGATCTTGGCGTTGCGCTTGATACCAAGCCCAAGACCAAACGCCCGCCTATGTATAAGGTGCTGATCTTGAACGATGATTTCACGCCGATGGAATTTGTCGTTCATGTGCTGGAGCGTTTCTTTGGCTTGTCCCATGCCCAGGCCTTTGAGCTGATGCTGACCGTTCACAAAAAAGGTCTGGCGGTTGTTGGCGTCTTTAGCCATGAGATTGCTGAGACAAAAGTAGCACAGGTGATGGATTTCGCGCAGCGTCATCAGCATCCTTTGCAATGCACCATGGAGAAAGAATAGCCGCGCTGCTATTCGCCCGCTATGCCCCAATCCCGGTTAAGCACTGCCCTTGATGATGGCCTATTGGCGTTGCCGGATGGCAATATTGCCGTCATGCGCCCCCCTGCAACCTACGACGTCGCCGCGTTGCCGCGTGCGCAAGTGCAGATCATGCACGGCTTCTATCCTGATTTTGAGGCCTGGAAGTCTGCAGGTTATCCCACGGCAGAAGAGTTTGAGAAAGCCGCAGTCGCCATCGTCGTCGTTCCCCGTGCCAAGGCATTGGCACGCGCGATGGTCGCGGCTGCCTGCGCAAAGGCGGATCTGGTCATCGTTGATGGTCAAAAAACCGAAGGGGTGGATAGCCTTTTCAAGGCTTGCCGTAAAATATTGGGCGATGTGCCGTCCCTTGCCAAGGGCCATGGCCGCATCTTTTGGTTCGCAGCGACCGATTTATTCGCTGAATGGGCCGCACCGCCCCCAGCAATTGGGCCGCATGGCTTTTTCACGGTGCCGGGGGTGTTCTCAGACGGGGCTGTTGATGCAGGCTCAGCCTTGCTGGCTGATGCATTGCCCCCAAAACTGCCTGCCCGCATGGCCGATCTGGGCGCCGGTTGGGGCTATTTGGCCGGGCCAGTGTTGCGCCGTGCGGGTGTTGAAACGCTCGACCTGATTGAGGCCGAGGCGCTGGCATTGTCTTGCGCCAAGTTGAACGTCACTGATCCGCGCGCTGCGTTTCATTGGGCCGATGCCACGGGGTTTGTACCCGCCGCCCCCTATGATGGCATCGTGATGAACCCGCCTTTTCATACCAGCCGCGCAGCTGATCCGGGCCTGGGCCGTGCCTTTATTCAGGCTGCCCGCCGCCTGCTTGCGCCTCATGGCAAACTGTGGATGGTTGCCAACCGGCATTTGCCTTATGAATCGACAATGTCCGAGTGTTTCCGCAATGTGGAGATCATTGGTGGCAATGGTGCGTTCAAGATTTTTCATGCGACCCGCCCTTTCCGGTAGCGGGCCAAGAGGAGAAACCGATGTCATTTTCCATTGCCGGTAAGACGGCGATTGTCACCGGGGCTGCAAATGGGGTGGGTTTGGCCATTGGTCGCCACTTTGTGCAGATGGGCGCAAATGTGGTCTTTGTCGATATGGACGAAAAGACCCTGTGCCATGAATTGGGCGATACCGCCAAGAAAGAAGAGAATATCCGCATTTTTGCCGGTGATCTGCGCAAGAAGCTGACCATTGCAAATCTGCTGTCCACGACAATTGATGCGTTTGAGCGTGTCGATATTCTGGTCAATGCCTCGCGGCAGGTGATGACAACCGATCCGCTTGATCCAGAGGATAATAGCGTCGAAGAGTTGCTGCAGCAAAACACCCTGACCGCTTTGCGTGTCAGTCAGACGGTTGCCCGCCGCATGATCAAACAGGCTGAAGACGATAATACGGGCGGTCCGATTGGATCGATTGTCAATCTCAGTTCAATCGCCGCCCGCCGTACCCATGCCGAGCTTTTGGCCTATTCGGTCAGCTCTGCCGCGCTTGATCAGATGACCCGGTCGCTGGCCGTGGCCCTGGCCCCCAGTCGTATTCGCGTGAATGCCGTCGCCTTTGGCAGTGTGATGAGCGCCAGTTTGAAGGGATCGCTGAAGGATCAGGATACGATCCGCGAGACGATTGTTGAGAATACCCCGCTGCACCGCATCGCCAGCCCGGGCGAGGTGTCGGATGCTGTGCAATATCTGGCCTCGGACGCGTCAGCGTTTGTGACGGGGCAAATTATTACCGTCGATGGCGGCCGGACGCTGATTGATCCGGCCTGTGTATCTGCACATTGATGCGCCCGGCCAGAGGGCCGCGCGCTTATTCTGGATGAACCGCAATACATTGCGCAACGGCCTGATTTGACCCAGCCTGCACCAATTCAAACCGTTCGCGGAGCGATTCAAGCTTGGCGGCTTCGGCCTCAAGATCAATGGCGACCGGCTGCGTAGTCGTGACCGTACGTGTATCTTTGCAAGGGAAGCTGAAGGCTTCACCTTCGCTTGTCTCACCCCGGCAGGTGCGCGTGATTGTGCGCACTTCGCGTCGTTCGTCCAGCGCGTAGCCGCGCGCCAGGTTCGCCTCAGTCTCATTGATCAGGCTGCTGAGTATGCGGGTATCGCGCGTGACATCCGCGATGCATTGCTCGCGCGGTGTCGCACAGGCGGTCAGCGCCACAAGGGGCAAAAGCATGAAGGCAGGACGCATGGCATTCTCCGGTGTTTGATATAGATCATGGTCGCAAGGACGCTATGGTGCAAAAAGACTAAAACAATGTGCTATTCAATAACAGAGGCAGAGAGCAGTTATGTCAAACGGGTTTGAGGCGGAAAAAAGCGCGGCATCCGCCTGGTTTCGCAGTTTGCGGGATGAAATCGTGGCGGCCTTTGAGGGGCTGGAAGACACGCATAAAGCAGACCAGCCTGCGGGCCGTTTTGAGGTGACCGAGACCAAACGCCAATCAGATGATGGATCGGATGCCGGTGGCGGTTTGATGTCAGTTATGCGCGGTGGCCGTGTGTTTGAAAAAGTGGGCGTCAATGTTTCGACCGTGTTTGGCCAATTGGGCCCTGCTGCGCAAAAGGCCATGGCTGCCCGCGGCGTGCCCGGCATGGCCGATGATCCGCAGTTCTGGGCGTCGGGTATCTCCCTGGTCGCCCATATGCAAAACCCTCACGCCCCGGCGGTGCATATGAATACGCGCATGTTCTGGACCCCGCATGCTTGGTGGTTTGGTGGCGGCTCTGATTTGAATCCTTGCATTGAGTATGATGCAGACACCGCTCATTTCCACGCCGTCCAAAAGGCGCATCTCGACCCGCATGACCCCGCCCTTTACCCAAAGCTGAAGTCTTGGGCGGATGAGTATTTCTATATTCCGCATCGCAATCGCGCCCGCGGTGTTGGCGGGATCTTTATGGATGATCATTGCAGTGGCGATTGGGAAGCTGATTTCAAACTGACCCAAGATATCGGCCGCGCGTTTCTACCTGCCTATCTTCCACTGGTTGAACAGCGTCGTGATACGCCCTGGGATGCCTCAGATAAGGACACCCAATTGGTGCATCGTGGGCTCTATGCGGAATATAATCTGGTTTATGATCGTGGTACGAAATTTGGCCTGGCCACGGGCCATGACGCCAATGCCGTCTTGATGAGCCTGCCACCTTTGGCCAAATGGGTGTAGCTAGTCGATCGTCACGAATTTAGCGTCACCGACGGATCGCGTGGTCGGTTCCTCTGTCACAACGGGCTGCATGGTTGGGCTACCATTTGCCAGATGGCGCAACAGCATCCCGGCATATTCAGGCGAGATTTCACCATTGCTCGCCCGGCTGATCATATTGGCGGCCCGTTCGGGGGCAAAATGCACCATCAGCCGCGCGACGCGCATCTGTGTCAACGCGAACCCACTTTGCGCGATGGGGCTGTCAGTCAATGCGTTCCGTTCGGCCTGCGTTGCAGGAACAAAGACCAGCCATATCGTCAGGGCCAGAAAAATCGCGATCCAGATGCTACGCAGCCCATGAAAAATAAGACGAAAGGTCAGTGGCAATGTAAATCTCGTTCGGTTTGACAGCGTGGTGATACCACAAAATCACTTGCCGCGCACTGTGTCGATCATCAACTGCACATTGTCGGGGTCGGCATCTGGTGTGATCCCATGCCCCAAATTGAAGATATGCGGACCGCCCGAGAACGCATCGCAAATCCGCCGCGTCTCATCCACCAACGCAGCACCGCCCGTTACCATATGCGATGATTTCAGATTGCCCTGCACGCAGCCGTCATTTTGGACATGGGTGGCAGCCCATGCTGCATCCACCCCGTCATCAATCGCCACGCAATCCGCGCCGGTCGCCTCATGCACCCCGGTATATTTCGTCCCCGCCCCACGCGGGAAGGCGATCACGGGAATGCCGGGGTGTTTTTCCTTTAATGCCGCTGTGATCTGTTGCATTGGTTTGATGGAATAGCGAGTGAAATCGTCATCTTGGAGGGATCCGGCCCAGCTATCAAAAAGCTTGACGCATTCCGCACCCGCCGCGATCTGTTCTGACAGATACGCGATGGTGCCTTCTGTGAGGCGCTGCAGGATCGCCTCAAACACCGGCCTGTTTTCAGACTTCAGTGCATGTGCCGGCCCTTGATCCGGTGTGCCGCGCCCCGCAATCATATAGGTCGCCACAGTCCAGGGCGCGCCTGCAAAGCCGATCAATGTTGTCTCAGATGGCAGTTCTTTGGAGAGGCGCTGCATGGTCTCATAAACCGGGTTCAGCGTCTCATGGATAGCGTCTGTTGGCCGCAGCTTGGCGACGTCATCTGCCGTTGTGATCGTCGACAGGCGCGGGCCTTCGCCGCTGACGAACCACAGATCAGCCCCCAGCGCCTGCGGCAAAAGCAGTATGTCGGCGAAAAGGATCGCCGCATCGAACCCGTAGCGGCGGATCGGTTGCAGCGTGACCTCGGCCGCCAATTCAGGGTTATAGCAGAGTGATAGAAAGTCACCGGCCTGCGCACGCGTTGCCTTGTATTCGGGCAGATAACGCCCGGCCTGGCGCATCATCCAAATCGGGGGCGTGTCCAGTTTTTCACCTGCAAGAGCCCGAAGAATTGTCTTATTTTGCACCATGATAAGCCCCTTTGATCCGCCCTGTCGTTCCAGTTGCTGCAGATGATGTCAAGGGAGTTGTCAGCCCAGACCGATGGGTCTAACAATCGCCTATGACCTTGCATTTGCCTTCAGCCGCGCAGCCTTTCAACATCGGGACCCGGGGGTCTCCGCTCGCGCTTGCGCAGGCTTATGAGACCCGGTCGCGTCTGATGGCGGCGTTTGACTTGCCCCAGGATGCTTTTGCGATTTGCATCATCAAGGTAACGGGCGATGCGATCC
This window harbors:
- a CDS encoding extracellular solute-binding protein, with translation MQNRPNVRAKAVQKDHRDLQLRQWVFGSLIGVAGIWAGSALLAEAHETVIESHGYTNFGELKYAPDSVLDYVNPDAPKGGEFSQWAMGTFDSFNLSTRKGVPAALSTIGYESILTATSDDPYGSYCYLCTTLEYPESRDWVIFNLRDDVQFWDGTFLTAEDIKFTFELYLEQGITEYRNVYSQFIQSVEVLDEHRIKFTFTEEAPRRDVVNWVGGTSAFSKDWFEETGTRLDEASDAPFMATGPYRLDEVDIGRQIIYRYDPDWWAADLPINQGRNNFETIRVEYFADSGAAFEAFKSGVYAFRTENSSIQWATGYDFPAREAGWVKAEELPDGSIGSGQGFVFNLNQEKFQDPLVREAIGLMVNFEWMNESLFYGLYERPESFWDNSDLKAEGAPSEEELAILQPLVDEGLLDASILSEPALIPPVSSTAERPLDRRQLRAASALLDEAGWIAGDDGLRRKDGEVLSVTFLERSPQFDRIINPIVENLKRLGVEAELERVDTAQFIERSRAGTFDIINASLGQGYEPGQQLAQYFGSAAADDSSRNRMRLKSPAVDRLIDQIVAAESLEELTIRTRALDRVLRAERFWIPQWQKNVHTVAYYDMFRFAEIPPLALSPIDNWWIDPEAEQTLRAAGAFQ
- a CDS encoding microcin C ABC transporter permease YejB, giving the protein MGAYILRRLLLVIPTLLGIMILNFALIQFVPGGPIEQILAELEGGGDVFEGIAGGGGELVEGGNSDYAGSRGLPDDFIAELEREFGFDKPPLERFLNMMWNYMRFDFGESYFRSISVFDLVMEKMPVSITLGLWSTLIAYMVSIPLGIKKAVRDGSPFDTWTSGAIIVGYAIPGFLFAILLIVLFAGGSYWRIFPLRGLTSSNFEDLSMIGKVLDYFWHITLPVLASTISAFATLTLLTKNSFLDEIKKQYVITARAKGLAESRVLYGHVFRNAMLIVISGFPALFIGVFFGGSLIIETLFSLDGLGRLGFEAAVARDYPVVFGTLFAFSLIGLVVGIITDLTYVLIDPRIDFEARN
- a CDS encoding ABC transporter permease — protein: MAFLSPLNRRRLRNFRRNRRAYWSLIIFGVLFGLSLFAEFIANNKPIAVSYRGEVYMPIFNFYSERDFGGDFPTEAGYGEPEVDCLIVTGGLETCFDTPEELIAAVDAGETLDGDFQKGWMLWPVIPYAYDTIVDVRGVAPSPPSAENLLGTDDTKRDVLARVIYGFRLSVTYALTVTIAASIIGIIAGAVQGYFGGWTDLIFQRFIEIWTGIPSLYVIIIVFAILGRSYWLLVFLTVLFSWPALVGVVRAEFLRARNLEYVRAAKALGVRDRTIMFRHMLPNAMVATVTMLPFLVTGAIGGLAALDFLGFGLPSSAPSLGEMTLQAKQNLQAPWLGFTAFFTFAIMLSLLVFIFEGVRDAFDPRKTFVADGDVEVDQTLIAQQGAAE
- a CDS encoding ABC transporter ATP-binding protein, with the protein product MTTPVVLDVNDLRVGFRQDGETTHAVRGVSFQIHKGETVALVGESGSGKSVTALSTVQLLGDSATMAGSITYEGTEMVGADDATLRRVRGNDISFIFQEPMTSLNPLHTIEKQLAESIELHQGLRGAKVRERIVQLLDRVGIRDAESRLGAYPHQLSGGQRQRVMIAMALANGPELLIADEPTTALDVTIQAQILDLLADLKRDEGMSMLFITHDLTIVRKIADRVCVMKSGEIVETGPTAEVFANPQHPYTQTLLAAESTGGPAPVPEDAPVILETDATRIWFPIQRGLLKRTVGHVQAVNEATLTIRAGETLGVVGESGSGKTTLALAVMRLISSEGRIVFQGTDIHGLNPRQMRPLRSEMQIVFQDPYGSLSPRMTVAEIIAEGLGVHGVDPGRDRRDMVSEVMTEVGLDPAWMDRYPHEFSGGQRQRIAIARAMILRPKLLILDEPTSALDMTVQVQIVHLLRELQQKYGLAYLFISHDLKVVRALSHKVMVMKQGDVVEAGDADVIFDAPQTEYTRALMAAAFEGKVA
- a CDS encoding D-alanyl-D-alanine carboxypeptidase family protein → MRAGAAPYAAMVMDARTGEVLHSRNADTPLHPASLTKMMTLYIAFQAIQRGEITLDTPVTISRNAAAEPPSKLGLQAGQTIRLRYLLRAAAVKSANDAATAVGEAISGSEEAFATRMNRTAQAMGMRNTTFRNAHGLTQSGHLSTARDMSVLGRHVIYDFPQYYNLFSRRTADAGIATVRHTNRRWLDSYEGGDGIKTGYTRAAGYNLVASAQRGQERIIATVFGGSSTTARNARITELMDMGFNRAPSRATIRQPNPPAAMLSGSSGGAAPSGPGDPGKIIRLSGVVSSSLRPIMRPVPAAAPAPEALVAAVDNDAVNAALTSAVDAALAEALGIAEETPASGPTQVAAAPPEAPAVTPTARTAPETAIQVAAAAPAPTPVVNPEPEVVTRISTSGGRHWGVNVGRYNSRYDAERVLLQVALNETNSLDGALRRVVQRSGGFDANFMGLTREGADLACRRLQARGTTCFMIGSEG
- the clpS gene encoding ATP-dependent Clp protease adapter ClpS, with translation MVSQIHMMAGKDDADDGDLGVALDTKPKTKRPPMYKVLILNDDFTPMEFVVHVLERFFGLSHAQAFELMLTVHKKGLAVVGVFSHEIAETKVAQVMDFAQRHQHPLQCTMEKE